In the Daphnia pulicaria isolate SC F1-1A chromosome 2, SC_F0-13Bv2, whole genome shotgun sequence genome, one interval contains:
- the LOC124326081 gene encoding chromatin assembly factor 1 subunit A-B-like yields the protein MDKIAVVEYEYPEIIKSAKTETIKSYSLVPEYCDESFSIQDSLVAGDDQQESELSCVVNDELGKTLPDRHKPFAEMSKAAEVTGVTIVKTSKCYLLVDYSSSDESVSLTDASMAANEDSELDLCRVLNDESGKTRPDKTSTLRKDVQGKKKFSLSKEENKEKERQIAEKKAGKERLRKEKEEEKKKKEEERETEKKKKEKEKKMKEEEKEAERKRKEAEKKKKEEEKEAERKRKEEEKRIKEENKEAERKRKEEEKKRKEEEKENDKKGKVEERKRKEKFALKYVKHAPDFRTEFDTSRKKYLEQILEKSDSEPSVDSNLRQYREKKGRSYGATWPLKDNNVGVIDEDEAEAPINNETIVTIVHPVPHRMRPKLVQFWENRRPAYWGTWRKSSNTVGPRRPFGKEITFDYDVDSDDEWEEEVEPGESLTDSEGEGEENEPADEYEVDNEFLVPHGYLSDEEGEEDEDERALSPSAAKDKLKLKEEQFERELKKKTCYIKPSLIGCCWSDDFNPNPQHLKVLERYAPIVLSSTLPIELKSEGEESDDNINKKSTKRLVNEKDIPDLIRVLHGSLYGKSTIVQEFQLHLERNRAGQNQNGPSQKQILAKISEIASYSRCTEAGAMSGKICWLVQPSVLEHYNLAELSVINAWEFATETKKRGRKAYDSRSEEDIPLAKIPRVSPIKQFDQPASLPANRVSSSQENELPKSGKDSNVPAKQPIFSTPKGKKTHLVDKSPNICNQETQE from the exons ATGGATAAGATTGCTGTTGTTGAATATGAATATCCTGAGATAATCAAATCTGCTAAAACTGAAACAATAAAATCTTATTCACTAGTGCCTGAGTATTGTGATGAATCTTTTAGTATTCAAGATTCTTTGGTGGCTGGAGATGATCAGCAGGAAAGCGAGCTGAGTTGTGTAGTGAATGATGAGTTAGGAAAAACTCTGCCAGATAGACATAAACCTTTTGCTGAAATGAGTAAAGCTGCTGAAGTTACAG GAGTCACCATTGTTAAGACTTCAAAATGTTATTTACTTGTTGattattcttcttctgacGAATCAGTAAGCCTAACAGATGCTTCAATGGCTGCAAATGAGGATAGTGAGCTTGATCTGTGTCGGGTATTGAATGATGAGTCAGGAAAGACTCGGCCAGATAAAACATCCACTCTAAGGAAAGATGtgcaaggaaagaaaaagttttcattatccaaagaagaaaataag gagaaagaaagacaaattGCAGAGAAGAAAGCAGGGAAAGAACGCTTAcgcaaagaaaaggaagaggaaaagaaaaagaaagaagaagagagagaaaccgagaagaaaaagaaagaaaaagaaaaaaagatgaaggaggaagaaaaagaggcagaaagaaaacgaaaagaagcagaaaagaaaaagaaagaagaagaaaaagaggcagAAAGAAAacgtaaagaagaagaaaagagaattaaagaggaaaataaagaagctgaaaggaagagaaaagaagaggagaagaaacgaaaagaagaagaaaaggaaaatgacaaaaagggaaaagttgaggaacggaagagaaaagaaaaatttgctctAAAATACGTGAAACATGCCCCTGATTTTCGAACGGAATTTGATACTTCTAGAAAGAAATACTTGGAACAGATTCTGGAAAAGTCAGATTCTGAACCTTCAGTTGATTCAAATCTTCGCCAgtatagagaaaagaaaggaagaagtTATGGTGCTACTTGGCCACTCAAGGATAATAATGTTGGAGTGATTG ACGAGGACGAAGCGGAAGCCCCCATCAACAACGAAACCATTGTAACGATCGTCCATCCAGTCCCTCATAGAATGCGACCCAAGTTAGTCCAGTTTTGGGAAAATCGTCGTCCTGCCTATTGGGGAACCTGGAGAAAATCGAGTAATACAGTGGGTCCAAGACGTCCTTTCGGCAAAGAG ATCACATTCGATTACGATGTCGATTCTGATGATGAATGGGAGGAGGAAGTTGAACCGGGCGAATCTTTGACCGATTCCGAAGGTGAAGGCGAAGAAAATGAGCCAGCCGACGAATATGAG gTAGACAATGAATTCCTTGTACCCCATGGATACTTGAGCGACGAAGAAGGAGAGGAGGATGAAGACGAGAGAGCGCTATCCCCGTCTGCAGCCAAAGATAAACTAAAGTTAAAGGAAGAGCAATTTGAGAGagagttgaagaagaagacgtgTTATATCAAACCCAGCTTGATCGGTTGTTGCTGGTCGGATGACTTTAACCCTAATCCGCAGCATCTTAAAGTTCTTGAGCGCTACGCACCGATTGTATTGTCTTCAACACTGCCGATAGAACTGAAAAGTGAGGGTGAGGAGTCGGATGACAACATCAACAAGAAATCGACTAAACGCTTAGTCAATGAAAAGGATATACCTGACCTTATTCGCGTACTTCATGGAAGCTTATACGGTAAATCCACGATTGTTCAAGAGTTTCAGTTGCATTTGGAACGCAATAGAGCCGGACAAAACCAGAATG GTCCATCCCAGAAGCAAATATTGGCCAAAATTTCTGAAATTGCTTCATATAGCAGATGTACAGAAGCCGGAGCAATGAGTGGAAAAATTTGTTGGCTCGTGCAACCAAGTGTTCTTGAGCATTACAATCTCGCTGAATTATCTGTCATTAATGCTTGGGAATTCGCTACCGAGACGAAAAAGCGAGGACGTAAGGCCTACGACTCTAGATCTGAGGAGGACATCCCACTAGCAAAGATCCCGCGCGTGTCGCCCATTAAACAATTTGATCAGCCAGCTAGTTTACCTGCTAACAGAGTTTCTTCATCGCAGGAGAACGAGCTTCCAAAATCGGGGAAAGATTCAAATGTGCCAGCTAAGCAACCAATTTTCTCAACTCCTAAAGGGAAGAAAACGCATCTCGTTGATAAGTCTCCCAACATCTGCAACCAAGAAACCCAAGAGTGA